The Paenibacillus yonginensis genome segment TCCGTATGACCTTCTGGTTGGACGGCGCGGGCGAAAGACAAACCAGGATATGGTCCTTGTACGGATTGTCCTCTTTTTTCGCCTGTTCATTGATGAGCATAGCTATGCGCCTTAGCTGCTGCGCCGCTGTTTTAAGCGCGATTTCCCTAAGAGGTCTTAACTTCTCAGGCACATAAAGGCCGGAAATATCCTGCCCGTCCTGCACCAGCTCATCCGGACGCATTCGTCCCTTCCGGTAACGGTCAGCCAGCTCATCGGGGTCGGCGTCCACCAGCTCCACCAGATCGGCACGTTCAAACACGCTGTCCGGTATACGCTCCTGGACCGATATGCCGGTAATAGAAGCGGCAATATCCGTCAAGCTTTCGATCTGTTGAATATCCAGCGTCGTATAAACATGGATGCCGGCCCGAAGCAGCTCTTCCACATCCTGATATCTTCTTTTATGCCGGCAGCCCTCGGCGTTTACGTGAGCCAGCTGTTCGAGCAGGATCATATCCGGGTTCCGGCGCAGCGCTGCGTCCAGATCGAATTCGTAATGTCCTTCTGCTTCTTCTTCCGGTGTGGGCATCCAGATCGGTTCAATCTTGTCGAACCCTGAGGAGGAAGCCATTGGATGGCCGCCGGCCAGACCAAGCACAACATCCATCCCGTCTCTGGCATCCCTCTGGGCATTGCCGAGCATGGCAGCAGTCTTGGCCGGACCTGGGGTATACCCCAGAAATATTTTCAGCTTCCCTCGTCTTCTCCCCGCCTGATCAGGTGAATAAGAAGCAGAATTGGAATCCCTAGGCATAAACACAGCCCACTTTCTTAAAGAGGTAATGTGAAGATGGCGTTTCAGGCTATGATTGCGCTACGCTCGTTTCCAGAAAAGACCTGACCACCCGGTTAAAGAGATCAGGCTGACACAAATTGCTTGGCGGCAAAGAATCCGATATAACGCCAAACTGGGCATTATGAATCCGGGCCGCGAGCGCCTCCATCTTATGAAGCTCGTATTCGGCCGAATCAGCAGCCAAACAAAGCACAGGTTTGCTGAACAGCTCCATAGAGATCGGAAGATGGGCCAAAGCCATCGCTATTCTTTGTTTATATAATTCCCCGGGCCTTTTATCAAGCATACTTCTGCGAATCACCTGATAAGCAGCCCTCCATCTCTGGTAGGACAAACGTACGGCGGGAAGAATCCATTCGCTTGGGGCATAATAAGTGACCCAACTGCAGTAGGCTGCAGCCAGTTGTATTTTTCTAAGCGCCTCGGAGGTTTCGGCTTCCGGTGTGGTGCTGTCCACGATGACCAGGGCTTTGACCCTGTTCGGGTAAAGGCCTGCCAAATGCTGAACCAGAATGCCTCCGTAATCAACTCCAACAAACACGGCCTCTCCAATTTGCAGTTCATTAAGAAGGATGATCAAATCCGTACACTGCGTATCCAGAATTTCTTCTTTGGATTGTGACAGCTTGCCTGATTTCCCATTGCCGCGCAGGTCACAAGCAATCACACGGTAATCCTTGGAGAAATATTCCATTTGTTCTTGAAACATCGCATGGGTTAGTCCATGGCCATGAACAAATACGATCGGTACTCCGCTGCCTTTCATTTCATAATAAAGTTTGGTTCCATTCAGATTGGCAAATGGCATCCTTATCACCTCAATTTTCAAACCTTCAGTAACCGGCACCCTAATTCATCAAGCCAGTATAACACCAAGGAAATTAAGGTCGTATTCAGCTTCCGCCAAAGACATTAAGATTGTATTAAGATTATTGGAAATCAAAAAAAATAGCCTCCGATGACTTAACATCACCAGAGGCCATTTTACTGTTTAAACCGCCTTGTTCAAATTTTCGCGTCTGTCTTTGATAATCACATGGTCGCTGTAGAGCATCGAGTCGCTGCTGAGACGGAAGCTCGGGAAGGTTGGATGCCCTTTAAGCCGCAGGGTCTGTTCGAAATAAATTTCCTGCTGGGCATCCACAAGGAAAGAGAAAGCTTCCGAGTCGAGCGGTTTGTCGGTGGCTCCTGCTTCGCTCAAAAGCAAAATATTGAAGATTCCGCCGGTTGCGCAGCCTTCATTCTCCGTAATCAGTTTAAAATATCCCGGTTGTCCGTTCAGGGCTTTCTCCAATCTCTCTTTGGCCATCGAATCAAATTCCACTCTCATCGTTATCTTCTCCTTTGATTATCATATTTGATCAGGATCAAGGCTTATTCTAGTTCGTCACATTATATTGCTTACAATTTAGTTTTACACCATATTATAGACATTGTCAATACATCATTAGCTTATGCTCGAAAAAAGAAACAGCTCTGCCCAATTCATCGGGCAAAGCTGCACATAAACAAAAGAATCATCCCATAGCCGCGCGGTCATCCTGAAGACTTACCGGCTCCTTAGAAACAAGCTCTTTAGGGGTTAAAGGAATTTCAATGGTGAAGCAGGTCAGCTCGTCCGTGCTCTCAAGCAGCACACGTCCGTTGTAGGAAGCCGCAATTTGCTTGACAATAGCCAGCCCCAGCCCGCTGTTGCTTTTCTTCGGTTTGGTCGAGAAGCCATGCTCGAAGATTTGCTCGCGGATTTCCTCCGGGATCGCCTCTCCATTGTTCAGCACCTGCATGATCAGCGTTTTCCGCTCCACGTAAGCCAGCATGGTTACGCGGCGTTTGCTCTCCTCCAAATCCTGAACGGCGTAGAAGGCGTTGTCGATCAAATTTCCTGCGACCCGCACCAGGTTCGTTATTTTCACGATGTCGAGATGGAGCTGGGCAAAATGAGTGAAGCGGTATTCGAAATGAATTTTTCGTTCCAAAGCCTGCGCCAGCTTGGCTTGAATCAGGCCGTTAAAGGCCGGAATCGGGATGTCGATAATCTCATTTAAAGATTTGTCGATATGGGACAAGTTTTGCAAATACCGCTCCAGCTCATTGTATTTCTTGATCTTGGCCAAACCCGACATCGCAAAGATATGATTAATAAAATCATGCCGGTATTCCTTGACGGTTCTGAACAAACTTTCAATATTCTGCAGGTACATCTGCTGCACATCGTCCACGAGCTCTGTCTGCTTGCGAATGTAGCGGACGACAGCAACCAGCATAAGCGCACCGATCAGCACAAAGATCAAACCAACGATGGAAATGCGGATTTCCTTGTGGATCAAATCCGAAGTCATTTTGTCCATATCCGAAGTCACAATAATGAGCATCCGGTCAAAACCTTTATTGACATTGTCTTCAAGCGTAATCGGAGAGTACGTGCGCAGCACCATGCGCCCGTTAATCTCCATGACTTCATGGACCTTCTTCATTTGGTCAAAAGCCTGCTGCGCCAACTTCTGATCCTGTGGCGAGGTGTAAGTATAATCCCCGTACAGAACCATACGTTCCGAATGCCATTCCGGATTGGCAGGATTCGGGGCTTTCCATTCCCCCTGCAAGATTTTATCGTTCAGGATGCCAACCTCCAGCACCAGCGGGTTGTTTCTCTCCTGGTCGGCAATGTTAAATTCAACGCCCGCCTGATCATGAAACCGATTTATTATATCTTCGGAAATATAAGGATCGATCAGATAATCGGTTGTTCCGTCATTATAATACCCCCATTTGCTGATCCGGGTCGGATCCGAAGTGGAGGTATCGTAAGGGCCGGCCCAAAAATGCGGCAGATTCTCGCCAAAGTTCTCAATCGGCGTCGCATCGTGTTTATCCATCAATTCGGAGAAGACGGTGTTCCATTTACCGCTGCCCCACTTCTCCGTCGTCAACCCGATTTCTTTGGGATCCGTGGATTTGACTCCGACAAAATTGTTCTGGTCCTTCAAATATTTAAACAAGGTCAGGCCTTCGATCCCCAATTTATTTTTAACTTCAATCAGCTGTTCGTTGGTGACGTCCTCCAGTTTATGCGGCAGCATGCCCTGAGCGCTTATGGAAGCCATGCGGAGCTTGTCCGCCAGAACCTCCTCGAACAGCATTTCCCCTTTTTGCGTGATTTCCAGAGAAGATTTAATATGGGAAGTCATGATTTCTATATTTTGCTTCTGGCCGTCCAGCAGCGTATTTCTCATGGTGTAATAATAGATACCGTTCAGCAGAAGCAGCAGCACCGCCGTGGCCAAAATATACGTGATCATTAACTTTCTAAACCTTAAATTCATTAAGACGATTCTCCTCTGGTGTTTACCTATAAAATGCTTGTATCTCCATCATACAAAATCTCTGTCATAATGACACGGTAATTTTATAGAATTGGTTATTTTTTCGAAGAACCAAAAGAAAAATAACTACTAAATTTAGGATAAATAAACAGATAGACCTTTTGAAAGAAAACCGGCCTTCCTCAGAAGACCGGTTTTCTTTTCAAATATAGGTTTATTCGTTCCTGAAGTCCAGGCTCCCAGACAGTAAAATTTCCCGTCTGGGCTTGGGAGAAGGGTTCTCGGATACAGCAGATTGGTGTTGGCATGGGGCCGTACCAGCTGCGGGATACTCCCCGGGCCGGCTTCCCCGTTAATTCGCACGATGCCGCTTGTTCCGCCAGTCCCGCTCTTCGCTGTAGTAGGGCTTCAGCGGTTCGATAATCAGCAGCAGCGCCTGCTGTAGATTCTGTTTGGTCTGCGGCGGATTGTCCGCTACGGCTGGTTTGACGGTCCCATGCATCTTAGCATCCTCCCAGTGGTTTGACTCGCCTGTGTCCCTCAGACTGATTCATAGCCAATAAACTATTCCCAATAAATCGTAAGGCCGCCCTTCAGCCTGGCCAGGCCTTCCACAAAGAAATAGTCGCCGTAAATCAGCGGCACATCAACGTTTTTGCCCTGCGGATAATGGCTTGTTCCCCGAAGGATCAAACCCTCTTCGTCTGGATTGTCCCACGCCCCGTAACGCGTGTACAGGGATTCCAGAATCCGCTCCCCGGCAAGGCGGTAGCCCGCTTGTTCCGCTGCAGGCACCTCTTCGGCCAGCAGAAGCAGACCGCAGGCCGCACAGGCGCCAGCTGAAGAATCCCGCAGGTGTTTGGTGTCCTCTGGCGCCCGGAAGTCCCAATGCGGTACGTGGTCCTCCGGCAGCTGGGACAGGAAGAAATGGGCTACCCGCTTGGCGCCGTCCAGATATTCCTGACGGCCGGTATGGTGATAGGCTAGTGCCAGCCCGTACAGCGCCCATGCCGTGCCCCTCGACCAGGCGGATTCAGGGGCATATCCCTGTCCGCCAATATATTCGGCCACTTCGCCAGTTTCCGGGTCGAAGCGGACAATATGCCGGACCGAGCCATCCGGGCGGATAAAATGCTCCAGCACCGTGTGCAGATGGGCATCCGCCACATGGCGGTAACGCACGTCTCCGCTTTCCCGCGATGCCCAGTACAGCAGCTGCACGTTCATCGCGCAATCGATAATGGCCACCCCGGCATTGTCGGAACGATAATTCCAGTCGTTCCAGGCCCGGATAAAGCCTCCCTGGACGTTAAACCGTCCGGCCAAATAATTGGCCGCTTTAAGCGCCCGTCTGCGCGAAACCTCCGCTTCGTTCAGCTTATAGTTGGCCAGACTGGTCAAAATCCACATAAAACCGAGGTCGTGGTCCAGCCGGTCGAAGCCGTCCAGCACCTCATCCAGCCGCTCCTCGCACGCTTCGGCAATTTGCCGGAACTCCTTCCTGCCGCTTTCTTCATGAAGCAGCCATAACAACCCCGGCCAAAATCCAGCCGTCCACCAGGCCGGCTCCTCCAGCTGGTATTCGCCATTTTGACTAGCATGCGGGAAATTCGCCCCGATCCGTTTGCTCGTGCGCAGCACTTTGTCCACCGAACGGTTCCAGGCTTCTTCTACCCAACCCAATCGTTCGTTTTGTTTTGGTTGAATTGTCGTTTCATTCATACCGGTTACACCGCCTTGTTGGAATTAAGATTTGAGGGAGTATCGGGCGAATCCTCCTCCCCGGAAAGCCGCTCCCTTCGAATTGAAATTGACATTTGAATCGTGATGCCTTCCGCCGGCCTGCTTTCGATATTCATGCGGAACAGCTCGCCAAACCGGATGCGGAGACGTTCGGCTACGTTTAGCAGACCAATGCCCGATTGCCGTTCCCGCCCAGGGCGGGACTTTCCCTGATTGTATTCATCCGCGGAATAATTCGTAAATACGGTTCCATTCGTTAAAATCACGCTGATGTAGCTTCGCTCGCCCACCATCGTCAGGCTGTCCAGCTGCTGCAGAATCCGGCTTGTCGCGGTAAATTTCAAATAAGGATCGGGTTCGCCGCCCGTATGGGTTGCAAACTGCTTGAAATAGTGATCGAACCGCTCACCAGCTTCATTTCACTGGCCGAATTGGCAATTGCCTGCTCTTTCACGGCATTTTCGGTCAGCGCGTTATAAATAAACCAAAATGGATACCACGGGAATTCGATGACCGTCCCATCAGCTTGGGAATTGGACCTTAAACGAAGTGATCATCATCCAGACAATCGGCAGCAGCACCAGTACCGTCACGCCGAGCAGCATCGGACTGACAAACAGCCAGCCCCATAATTCTTCGCTGTGATGCAAGCGTTTTGGGGATGGCGGCAGGGCGGCCCGGGCGGCAGCCGCAAATCCCCCCTCCAAATGTTTATTTATGTTTATTTTAGTTCATTATATTGATTTATGCACGAAAAAGTTTTAAGTTGTACTCATATGAACTTTAATTTGCGTTTGAAAAGGAGATTATACGTATGGAAATTCGTTATGCTTCCCACCCCAACGAAGTCAAACAGTTTGAAACGGAACGTCTGCGCCGTGAATTTGTCATTGAATCTTTGTTTGTTCCCGATAAGCTGACTTTGGTTTATTCCCATGTGGACCGTTTCATTGTAGGCGGGGTTGTCCCCGTGCAGAAAGAAGTCGCTCTGGAAGCCGACCCGAAGGAAATTGGAGCGGATACCTTTCTGGAGCGCCGTGAAGTCGGCATCATCAACTTAGGCGGACAAGGCAGAATCAGCGTGGACGGCACCGATTATGTGCTTGAGTCCAAAGACTGCCTGTATATTGGCCTTGGTGCCAAGCAAATATCCTTCGCCAGCCTGAATGCCTCGTCTCCGGCCAAATTTTATTTGAATTCCACTCCGGCCCATAAGCCTTATCCTACTGCCAAGACGGGTCAGGCAGACGCTTTTAATGTCCATCTGGGCGCGATCGACAATTCCAACGAACGGACTATCTACCGTTACATCCATGAGAAAGGCATCCAAAGCTGCCAGCTTGTTATGGGCTTAACTCAACTTGAGAAAGGCAATATGTGGAACACGATGCCGGCCCATACTCATAACCGCCGCTCCGAAGTCTATCTATATTTCAATCTTCCGGAAGACGGCGTAGTCTTCCACCTAATGGGTGAACCCCGGGAAACCCGGCATGTCGTCGTGCGCAACGAACAGGCGGTTATTTCCCCAAGCTGGTCGATCCACAGCGGTGTAGGAACCAGCAATTATATTTTTATCTGGGGGATGGCTGGCGAAAATCAAGTGTTTGAAGATATGGACGGAGTGGACATGAACGAGCTAAAATAACAGGAAATACACGTATAGAGAAGAGTTGGAACCTAAATGAACCCTTTGCGCCGATATGAAAAAATTATGGAGCTTCTGCTCACCGAGCAGGAAGTGACAGTCACTCGTCTAAGCGACCTGCTGCAGGTGACCGGCAAAACGATCCGGGAGGATTTAAGCAAGCTGGAGGAGCAGGGGCTTCTGCATCGTGTCCATGGCGGGGCGGTGCTCGCCAACAACGACCAGTTCGGGATTCTTCCGGTGAAGGAACCGCTTGTGAAGCATGCCGGCGAGAAGAGCAAAATCGCAGACAAAGCGCTTCAGATGATTCAGTCCGGCGATGTGATCGCCTTGGACGGGGGCAGCACGACGCTCGAAATTGCACGGCGCCTGGACGATCTTCCCGTTACGATCATCACTAATGATGTCCACATTATCAGCGAGCTTGCCGCCAAAGAGAATGTTCGGCTTGTCGTGCCCGGCGGATACCGGGTTCGCAATATGCTGGCAGGACCTGAGGCGGTGGCTTATATTAGAAAGCTGAATATTCAGAAGGCCTTTATCTCCTCGACGGCCGTGCATACGGAATACGGGTTGTCCGTCTTCACCGGGGAGCTGATCGATTTCAAACGGGCTTTGATCGAAACGGCACGGGAATGCTACGCCGTCGTGGATCACTTTAAATTCGGGCAAAGCGCCTTAAGAACCTTCGCCCGGTTGAACGAGATCACCGCATTGATCACCGATCCCGGACTGTCTGCCGAGACCGCGGAAGCCTTTCATCATGCCGGGGTTCGGATCGAACAGGCCGAAAGCTGACTGGCTCATCCCTTCTGACAAGTCTAATGATTAGGAGCTTATAACTATGAATCTATTTGATCTTAGCGGTAAAACAGCTTTGGTTACCGGTGCCTCCGGCGGGCTCGGACAGGGCATTGCCCAAGGTCTGGCCGAAGCCGGAGCAGACATCGTTGCCGTCTCCCAGTCCAGCTGTGAGACGACCTTAGAGGGAATTCGGAAAGCCGGCAGACAAGGAATCGGCATTTCCGCCGACCTCAGCCAGGCTGATCTGCTGGAGAACGTATTTACCCAAGCCATGGAATTCAACGGGCGGATTGACATTCTGGTGAACAACGCCGGCATCATCCGCCGGACTCCCGCTGCCGAGCACAGCCGGGAAGACTGGCAAGAGGTGCTCGATTTGAATCTGACGACCGTATTCCTGCTGTGCCAGCTGGCCGGTAAACATATGATAGCCAAGGGAGCCGGCAAAATCATTAATATCGCTTCCATGCTGTCCTTTCAGGGCGGCATTAATGTCCCCGGCTATACAGCCAGCAAACACGGTGTAGCTGGATTAACCAAAGCTTTCGCCAATGAATGGGCCGGCAAAGGTATCCAGGTGAATGCCATCGCTCCGGGATATATGGTGACTAACAATACTTCGCCCATCCTGCAGGATGAAGCCCGAACCCGTTCGATTACCGAACGAATCCCCGCCGGTCGCTGGGGCACTCCGAACGATTTGAAAGGCCCAGCCGTATTCCTCGCTTCTTCCGCTTCCGATTACCTAAACGGTCATGTACTGTGCGTGGATGGCGGCTGGATGGCCAGATAAAAGGAAGGTTTAGTTAAAAATCCCCCTCCTTGCGGTTTCGCCGCAAAGAGGGGGATTAATGTCAGTTGGACAGCTTGAAGCGGCTCATCATGTCCTCCAGCCGATCTGCCACCGCCTTAAGTTCTACTGCGGATCCGCCCACATCTTCCATACTGGCAAGCTGCTGCTGAGTAGCCGCCGATATTTCCCGCGTGGATGCACTGGCTTGCTCGGCAATCGCCGAAATTTGCTGAATGGCCGATACAAGTTCGTTTTTGTCTCCGTTCACGACGCTGATCCCTTCCACGATAACCTGAATCTCTCCAATGATGGCTCCCACCGCCTGCGCAATTACCTGGAAAGCGCCGCCCGTATCCGCCGAAACAGCGGCTGTCCGGCTGATCGCCCGGGAGCCTTCCTCCATAAAGAACTGAGTACGGGCAACAGCCTCGTTGACTTCGTTCACAATCCCTTCAATCCGGCCGATCGAATTGGCCGTTTGTTCGGACAGCTTGCGAATCTCCCCGGCTACCACGGCAAAACCTCTGCCCTGCTCTCCGGCTCTCGCGCTTTCGATCATTGCGTTTAATGCCAGCAGCCGGGTTTGTTCGGCAATCTCTTTAATCACCGAAGCGATTTCTGTAATATTAGCCGACTTGCCGCCAAGCTCAAGAACCTGTGCTTCGATGCGGGAGTTGATTTCCGTATTGTCGTCAATGGCTTCCTTCAGTTCACGAATGCTGACCAAACCGGTCTGGTGGGCGCCTTTTGTCTCTTCGATCCGCTCCTTCATTTCGTCGGCTTTGCCGGACAACAGCCGGATTTCATCCGCCAGCCTGTTCAGCCGCTCCAAACCTTCTCCAGAATGCCGGGCCAGTTCACCGGCGCCTTCAGCAAGCTCTGTCGCAGAACCGGATATCCCTTCCGCCGCGCAGGAGGTTTCCTTAATAACTGTAGTCAGCTTCCGGGAGCTGTCCGCCACCTGGTGGGTATGATGCTGAATATTGCTGACCAGCGAGCTGAGGGTGCTGCGCATCCGGGACAACGCCGCCGACATGCTGCCGATCTCGTCCCGGCCGCTGTATTGGAATTCAAAAGAGAAATCGCCTTCTGCAAAATGAGCGATTTCTCCGGACATTTTGGACAAAGGACGAACCAGCCGTTTCGCCAGCAGGACGCCTACCAATAAACAGCCGATCATGACCAGCAGCGCAATCAGCACCGTTTCCCAAGTGGTACGTCGCAGCTGGGAATTCATCTCTTTCAAAGACAATCCAATGTTCAGCGCCCCCGATAAATTATCGTTATAAATAAAATCGGTAGAAACGTTGTAAACACGCTCACCGTCCGGCATGGACAACATCCGTCCATTGGTCTTCCCTCCGTCCGCCGTCGTTGGCTGCCCCCCCTTACCACCAGCATTACCGCCGGCCGCCGTAGCCGCTGATTGGGCATCCACCTCGG includes the following:
- a CDS encoding alpha/beta fold hydrolase — translated: MPFANLNGTKLYYEMKGSGVPIVFVHGHGLTHAMFQEQMEYFSKDYRVIACDLRGNGKSGKLSQSKEEILDTQCTDLIILLNELQIGEAVFVGVDYGGILVQHLAGLYPNRVKALVIVDSTTPEAETSEALRKIQLAAAYCSWVTYYAPSEWILPAVRLSYQRWRAAYQVIRRSMLDKRPGELYKQRIAMALAHLPISMELFSKPVLCLAADSAEYELHKMEALAARIHNAQFGVISDSLPPSNLCQPDLFNRVVRSFLETSVAQS
- a CDS encoding iron-sulfur cluster biosynthesis family protein, which produces MRVEFDSMAKERLEKALNGQPGYFKLITENEGCATGGIFNILLLSEAGATDKPLDSEAFSFLVDAQQEIYFEQTLRLKGHPTFPSFRLSSDSMLYSDHVIIKDRRENLNKAV
- a CDS encoding sensor histidine kinase, with the translated sequence MNLRFRKLMITYILATAVLLLLLNGIYYYTMRNTLLDGQKQNIEIMTSHIKSSLEITQKGEMLFEEVLADKLRMASISAQGMLPHKLEDVTNEQLIEVKNKLGIEGLTLFKYLKDQNNFVGVKSTDPKEIGLTTEKWGSGKWNTVFSELMDKHDATPIENFGENLPHFWAGPYDTSTSDPTRISKWGYYNDGTTDYLIDPYISEDIINRFHDQAGVEFNIADQERNNPLVLEVGILNDKILQGEWKAPNPANPEWHSERMVLYGDYTYTSPQDQKLAQQAFDQMKKVHEVMEINGRMVLRTYSPITLEDNVNKGFDRMLIIVTSDMDKMTSDLIHKEIRISIVGLIFVLIGALMLVAVVRYIRKQTELVDDVQQMYLQNIESLFRTVKEYRHDFINHIFAMSGLAKIKKYNELERYLQNLSHIDKSLNEIIDIPIPAFNGLIQAKLAQALERKIHFEYRFTHFAQLHLDIVKITNLVRVAGNLIDNAFYAVQDLEESKRRVTMLAYVERKTLIMQVLNNGEAIPEEIREQIFEHGFSTKPKKSNSGLGLAIVKQIAASYNGRVLLESTDELTCFTIEIPLTPKELVSKEPVSLQDDRAAMG
- a CDS encoding glycoside hydrolase family 88 protein, giving the protein MNETTIQPKQNERLGWVEEAWNRSVDKVLRTSKRIGANFPHASQNGEYQLEEPAWWTAGFWPGLLWLLHEESGRKEFRQIAEACEERLDEVLDGFDRLDHDLGFMWILTSLANYKLNEAEVSRRRALKAANYLAGRFNVQGGFIRAWNDWNYRSDNAGVAIIDCAMNVQLLYWASRESGDVRYRHVADAHLHTVLEHFIRPDGSVRHIVRFDPETGEVAEYIGGQGYAPESAWSRGTAWALYGLALAYHHTGRQEYLDGAKRVAHFFLSQLPEDHVPHWDFRAPEDTKHLRDSSAGACAACGLLLLAEEVPAAEQAGYRLAGERILESLYTRYGAWDNPDEEGLILRGTSHYPQGKNVDVPLIYGDYFFVEGLARLKGGLTIYWE
- a CDS encoding sensor histidine kinase, with translation MKFTATSRILQQLDSLTMVGERSYISVILTNGTVFTNYSADEYNQGKSRPGRERQSGIGLLNVAERLRIRFGELFRMNIESRPAEGITIQMSISIRRERLSGEEDSPDTPSNLNSNKAV
- the kduI gene encoding 5-dehydro-4-deoxy-D-glucuronate isomerase, producing the protein MEIRYASHPNEVKQFETERLRREFVIESLFVPDKLTLVYSHVDRFIVGGVVPVQKEVALEADPKEIGADTFLERREVGIINLGGQGRISVDGTDYVLESKDCLYIGLGAKQISFASLNASSPAKFYLNSTPAHKPYPTAKTGQADAFNVHLGAIDNSNERTIYRYIHEKGIQSCQLVMGLTQLEKGNMWNTMPAHTHNRRSEVYLYFNLPEDGVVFHLMGEPRETRHVVVRNEQAVISPSWSIHSGVGTSNYIFIWGMAGENQVFEDMDGVDMNELK
- a CDS encoding DeoR/GlpR family DNA-binding transcription regulator; the encoded protein is MNPLRRYEKIMELLLTEQEVTVTRLSDLLQVTGKTIREDLSKLEEQGLLHRVHGGAVLANNDQFGILPVKEPLVKHAGEKSKIADKALQMIQSGDVIALDGGSTTLEIARRLDDLPVTIITNDVHIISELAAKENVRLVVPGGYRVRNMLAGPEAVAYIRKLNIQKAFISSTAVHTEYGLSVFTGELIDFKRALIETARECYAVVDHFKFGQSALRTFARLNEITALITDPGLSAETAEAFHHAGVRIEQAES
- the kduD gene encoding 2-dehydro-3-deoxy-D-gluconate 5-dehydrogenase KduD — its product is MNLFDLSGKTALVTGASGGLGQGIAQGLAEAGADIVAVSQSSCETTLEGIRKAGRQGIGISADLSQADLLENVFTQAMEFNGRIDILVNNAGIIRRTPAAEHSREDWQEVLDLNLTTVFLLCQLAGKHMIAKGAGKIINIASMLSFQGGINVPGYTASKHGVAGLTKAFANEWAGKGIQVNAIAPGYMVTNNTSPILQDEARTRSITERIPAGRWGTPNDLKGPAVFLASSASDYLNGHVLCVDGGWMAR
- a CDS encoding methyl-accepting chemotaxis protein, whose product is MFRSLTGKILALITVVVAVCTAAFAGVSYYELQRSVTNQMENDGATLITNMKREIVTRNVTDLSELQQIFRTIKEESDGNLVYISLSDRESNLLVSDASKLNESGSEVDAQSAATAAGGNAGGKGGQPTTADGGKTNGRMLSMPDGERVYNVSTDFIYNDNLSGALNIGLSLKEMNSQLRRTTWETVLIALLVMIGCLLVGVLLAKRLVRPLSKMSGEIAHFAEGDFSFEFQYSGRDEIGSMSAALSRMRSTLSSLVSNIQHHTHQVADSSRKLTTVIKETSCAAEGISGSATELAEGAGELARHSGEGLERLNRLADEIRLLSGKADEMKERIEETKGAHQTGLVSIRELKEAIDDNTEINSRIEAQVLELGGKSANITEIASVIKEIAEQTRLLALNAMIESARAGEQGRGFAVVAGEIRKLSEQTANSIGRIEGIVNEVNEAVARTQFFMEEGSRAISRTAAVSADTGGAFQVIAQAVGAIIGEIQVIVEGISVVNGDKNELVSAIQQISAIAEQASASTREISAATQQQLASMEDVGGSAVELKAVADRLEDMMSRFKLSN